TAACGCTGCTTAAGCCTGAGCTCCGTCCCGGCCGGGCTGGAAACGACGCTGGGACCCTTCGGGCTTGGAGCGGCCTTCACGCCTTTCGAGCTCGCGGCTACGTTCATACCTTGTTCCTCACGCGCTCGTAGATCTCACCGCAGTTCACGCAGACGATCGCCTTTGTCCCATTGGACAGCACCGTCTTGCGGATGCGCGTCGGCTTGTCGCATTTGTTGCAGACGAGCATCACGTTGGAGTAGTCGAGCGGCGCCTCGAAGTCCACGATGCCGCCCTGGCGGACGGTCGTCGAGCCCTTTTGCTGGCCAGCGCGGGTGTGGCGCTTCAGGATGTTGACGCCCTTGACGACGATCTTGCCCGACTGGGGCACGGTGCGTACGACCACGCCGCGCTTGCCACGGTCCTTGCCGGACATGACCTGCACGGTGTCGTCGCGATGAATGTCGAGATGAAGCCGAGACATACTAGAGGACCTCCGGAGCCAGGGAAACGATCTTCATGAAGTTCTTGTCGCGAAGCTCGCGCGCCACCGGGCCGAAGATGCGGGTGCCGCGCGGGTTGTTTTGCGGGCCGAGGATGACGGCCGCGTTCTCGTCGAAACGAATGGTGGAGCCATCCTGCCGGCGGAATTCGCGCGAGGTCCGGACGACGACCGCCTTGACCACCTCGCTCTTCTTCACCTGGCCGCCGGGCGTCGCGACCGTCACGGCAGCCGTGATGACATCGCCGATGGAGGCGTACTTGCGGTAATGGCCGCCCATCACCCGGATCAACAGGATCTCACGCGCACCCGTGTTGTCCGCCACCTTCAACCGCGACTCTTGCTGGACCATGGCGACGGCTATTTCGCCTTCTCC
This DNA window, taken from Candidatus Dormiibacterota bacterium, encodes the following:
- the rplX gene encoding 50S ribosomal protein L24, giving the protein MSRLHLDIHRDDTVQVMSGKDRGKRGVVVRTVPQSGKIVVKGVNILKRHTRAGQQKGSTTVRQGGIVDFEAPLDYSNVMLVCNKCDKPTRIRKTVLSNGTKAIVCVNCGEIYERVRNKV
- the rplN gene encoding 50S ribosomal protein L14; translated protein: MVQQESRLKVADNTGAREILLIRVMGGHYRKYASIGDVITAAVTVATPGGQVKKSEVVKAVVVRTSREFRRQDGSTIRFDENAAVILGPQNNPRGTRIFGPVARELRDKNFMKIVSLAPEVL